From a single Callithrix jacchus isolate 240 chromosome 5, calJac240_pri, whole genome shotgun sequence genomic region:
- the GCGR gene encoding glucagon receptor isoform X2: MPLFQPRQPLLLLLLLVCQVMDFLFEKWKLYSDQCHHNLSLLPPPTELVCNRTFDKYSCWPDTPPNTTANISCPWYLPWHHKVQHRFVFKRCGPNGQWVRGPRGQPWRNASQCQIDGEEIEVQKEVAKMYSSFQAMYTVGYSLSLGALLLALALLGGLSKLHCTRNAIHANLFASFVLKAGSVLVIDGLLRTRYSQKIGDDLSVSIWLSDGVSPPPQVAPQRQVGGWAGGHVATLTLHLCQAVAGCRVAAVFMHYGIVANYCWLLVEGLYLHSLLGLATLPKRSFFRLYLGIGWGAPMLFVIPWAVVKCLFENIQCWTSNDNMGFWWILRFPVFLAILINLFIFIRVVHLLVAKLRARQMHHTDYKFRLAKSTLTLIPLLGVHEVVFAFVTDEHAHGTLRSAKLFFDLFLSSFQGLLVAVLYCFLNKEVQSELWRRWHHWRLGKVLREEQNTSSHKASSAPSFSSPSKKLRFGSGRGSHGAGQDSSVATPLAGGLSRLAESPF, encoded by the exons AGCTGGTCTGCAACAGAACCTTCGACAAGTATTCCTGTTGGCCGGACACTCCCCCAAATACCACAGCCAACATCTCCTGTCCCTGGTACCTGCCTTGGCACCACAAAG TGCAACACCGCTTCGTGTTCAAGAGATGTGGGCCCAATGGGCAGTGGGTGCGAGGACCCCGGGGGCAGCCTTGGCGAAATGCCTCCCAGTGCCAGATAGACGGCGAGGAGATTGAGGTCCAG AAGGAGGTGGCCAAGATGTACAGCAGCTTCCAGGCAATGTACACGGTGGGCTACAGCCTATCCCTGGGAGCCCTGCTCCTCGCCTTGGCCCTCCTGGGGGGCCTCAG CAAACTGCACTGCACCCGCAATGCCATCCATGCCAACCTGTTTGCATCGTTTGTGCTGAAGGCTGGCTCCGTGCTGGTCATTGACGGGCTGCTCAGGACCCGCTATAGCCAGAAGATCGGGGACGACCTCAGTGTCAGCATCTGGCTCAGTGATGGAGTGAGCCCCCCGCCCCAGGTGGCCCCACAAaggcaggtgggtgggtgggcaggtggCCACGTGGCCACGCTCACACTGCACCTGTGCCAGGCAGTGGCCGGCTGCCGTGTGGCTGCGGTGTTCATGCATTATGGCATCGTGGCCAACTACTGCTGGCTGCTGGTGGAGGGCCTGTACCTTCACAGCCTGCTGGGCCTGGCCACCCTCCCCAAGAGGAGCTTCTTCCGCCTCTACCTGGGCATCGGCTGGG GTGCCCCCATGCTGTTCGTCATCCCCTGGGCGGTGGTCAAGTGTCTGTTCGAGAACATCCA GTGCTGGACCAGCAATGACAACATGGGCTTCTGGTGGATTCTTCGGTTCCCCGTCTTCCTGGCCATCCTG ATCAACTTATTCATCTTCATCCGCGTTGTTCATCTACTCGTGGCCAAGCTGCGAGCACGGCAGATGCACCACACAGACTACAAGTTCCG GCTGGCTAAGTCCACGCTGACTCTCATCCCCCTGCTGGGGGTCCACGAAGTGGTCTTCGCCTTTGTGACAGACGAGCACGCCCACGGCACCCTGCGCTCTGCCAAGCTCTTCTTCGACCTCTTCCTTAGCTCCTTCCAG GGCCTGCTGGTGGCTGTCCTCTACTGCTTCCTCAACAAGGAG GTGCAGTCAGAGCTGTGGCGGCGTTGGCACCACTGGCGCCTGGGCAAAGTGCTACGGGAGGAGCAGAACACTAGCAGCCACAAGGCCTCATCTGCGCCCAGCTTCAGCTCTCCCAGCAAGAAGCTGCGGTTTGGGAGCGGTAGAGGCAGCCATGGTGCTGGCCAGGATTCATCTGTGGCAACCCCCTTGGCCGGTGGCCTCTCTAGGTTAGCTGAGAGCCCCTTCTGA
- the GCGR gene encoding glucagon receptor isoform X4, with protein MVETGCCCCVPPGPGGAGLQQNLRQVFLLAGHSPKYHSQHLLSLVPALAPQSKLHCTRNAIHANLFASFVLKAGSVLVIDGLLRTRYSQKIGDDLSVSIWLSDGVSPPPQVAPQRQVGGWAGGHVATLTLHLCQAVAGCRVAAVFMHYGIVANYCWLLVEGLYLHSLLGLATLPKRSFFRLYLGIGWGAPMLFVIPWAVVKCLFENIQCWTSNDNMGFWWILRFPVFLAILINLFIFIRVVHLLVAKLRARQMHHTDYKFRLAKSTLTLIPLLGVHEVVFAFVTDEHAHGTLRSAKLFFDLFLSSFQGLLVAVLYCFLNKEVQSELWRRWHHWRLGKVLREEQNTSSHKASSAPSFSSPSKKLRFGSGRGSHGAGQDSSVATPLAGGLSRLAESPF; from the exons gctgtgtgccCCCAGGCCCAGGCGG AGCTGGTCTGCAACAGAACCTTCGACAAGTATTCCTGTTGGCCGGACACTCCCCCAAATACCACAGCCAACATCTCCTGTCCCTGGTACCTGCCTTGGCACCACAAAG CAAACTGCACTGCACCCGCAATGCCATCCATGCCAACCTGTTTGCATCGTTTGTGCTGAAGGCTGGCTCCGTGCTGGTCATTGACGGGCTGCTCAGGACCCGCTATAGCCAGAAGATCGGGGACGACCTCAGTGTCAGCATCTGGCTCAGTGATGGAGTGAGCCCCCCGCCCCAGGTGGCCCCACAAaggcaggtgggtgggtgggcaggtggCCACGTGGCCACGCTCACACTGCACCTGTGCCAGGCAGTGGCCGGCTGCCGTGTGGCTGCGGTGTTCATGCATTATGGCATCGTGGCCAACTACTGCTGGCTGCTGGTGGAGGGCCTGTACCTTCACAGCCTGCTGGGCCTGGCCACCCTCCCCAAGAGGAGCTTCTTCCGCCTCTACCTGGGCATCGGCTGGG GTGCCCCCATGCTGTTCGTCATCCCCTGGGCGGTGGTCAAGTGTCTGTTCGAGAACATCCA GTGCTGGACCAGCAATGACAACATGGGCTTCTGGTGGATTCTTCGGTTCCCCGTCTTCCTGGCCATCCTG ATCAACTTATTCATCTTCATCCGCGTTGTTCATCTACTCGTGGCCAAGCTGCGAGCACGGCAGATGCACCACACAGACTACAAGTTCCG GCTGGCTAAGTCCACGCTGACTCTCATCCCCCTGCTGGGGGTCCACGAAGTGGTCTTCGCCTTTGTGACAGACGAGCACGCCCACGGCACCCTGCGCTCTGCCAAGCTCTTCTTCGACCTCTTCCTTAGCTCCTTCCAG GGCCTGCTGGTGGCTGTCCTCTACTGCTTCCTCAACAAGGAG GTGCAGTCAGAGCTGTGGCGGCGTTGGCACCACTGGCGCCTGGGCAAAGTGCTACGGGAGGAGCAGAACACTAGCAGCCACAAGGCCTCATCTGCGCCCAGCTTCAGCTCTCCCAGCAAGAAGCTGCGGTTTGGGAGCGGTAGAGGCAGCCATGGTGCTGGCCAGGATTCATCTGTGGCAACCCCCTTGGCCGGTGGCCTCTCTAGGTTAGCTGAGAGCCCCTTCTGA
- the MCRIP1 gene encoding mapk-regulated corepressor-interacting protein 1 isoform X1 translates to MTSSPVSRVVYNGKRTSSPRSPPSSSEIFTPAHEENVRFIYEAWQGVERDLRSQVPGGERGLVEEYVEKVPNPSLKTFKPIDLSDLKRRSTQDAKKS, encoded by the exons ATGACCAG CTCCCCCGTCTCCAGAGTCGTGTACAACGGCAAGAGGACCAGCAGCCCCCGCTCCCCGCCCAGCAGCAGCGAGATCTTCACCCCTGCCCACGAGGAGAACGTGCGCTTCATTTACGAAG CCTGGCAGGGTGTGGAGCGAGACCTGCGCAGCCAGGTGCCAGGTGGTGAGCGGGGCCTGGTGGAGGAGTACGTGGAGAAGGTCCCTAACCCCAGCCTGAAGA CCTTCAAGCCCATTGACCTGAGCGATCTGAAGCGCCGGAGCACTCAGGATGCCAAGAAGTCCTAG